From the genome of Nakamurella flavida:
TGAAACATGTGCGGAATGACCTCGCACCGGAACCCTAACGGACCGCCCGACGCAGCGAAATACCCGTCAATCTGCGCCAGGAATGTTGATCACCGGACTTCTTCACGCATGGTGAGAATGCCGGACGCCCTCCGCCCCGCCGGTCCCCCGAAGGCATGGTTCCCGAGCAGGATCTCACTCTGGGTGGAGGATCCCGGGTACGGGGTGTTCCTGGGTGAAGGTCCGAACGGCGGGAATCCAGCCGAACGTGGCGCCCCCGGACGCGGTCGAGCGCGTCGATCACCAGCCGTGCCCGGCGATACCGGTCGGGCACCGGGGGCCCGCCGGCACTCCCCGGACGGCCCGGTCGCCCGGCCGTGGGTCCGACGGGTCAGCGCACCGTGACCAGGGTGGGGTCGGAGACGTCGAGGACGGTGCCGTCCTGCTGCAGCAGGGCGGGCAGCACCTCGATCTTGCGGGCCGTCTGCGTGGCGTCCGCGGCATCGCCCCAGACCACGGTGCGACCGTCGGCCAGACGGAGGGTCACGTCGAACGCGGTCCGCGCAGCCACCGCGGCGACCTGGGTACGCAGTCCGTCGGGTAGGGCCTGGGCCACCGTCAGGGCGGCGACCGTCGCCGGGTCGCCGGCGCCGGGGGTGGCCAGCTCGACGACGGGCAGCCCGGCCGGAGCGGCATCCACCGGGACGTAGGGATCACCGGCCGCGTCCATCAACCACCAGCTGCCGTTCGCCTGGGTGACCGCGACGGGCACCCGGGCGACGACCTGGACGTCCAACGCGTGCGGCCAACCGCGGCTGACCTGCACGGAGGCCACCGAGGGCACATCGGCGACCCGGGCGGAGACCGCGTCGAGGTCGATCCGGGCCAGCGGGGTGCCGGCCGTGACATCCACCGCCGCCTGCACCTGGGCCCGGACGTCGTCCTGCACGCCGGACACCTGCACGGTCCGCAGACCCAGCAGCGGCGTCCACCACACCGTCACGAAACCGCCGATCAGCACGACGACGGCCAGCACCATGCCCACGATCCACGGCCAGCGGCGGGGCGGCCGGACCACTCGTCGCGGCCGCGTCGGGGGCGCCTGGTCGACCTGCTCCCCGCCCCGGGAAGCTGCGGCGCCGGTGTCGTCGTCGACATCCGGGTGGTCCGCACCGTCGGCCCGGTCGGCGAGAGGTGTTGCCGTGCGGTCGATCCGGTCCGGGTCCGGATCCTGCGACGCGTCGTCGGCAGTGTCCGTCACGTCCGTCGGTCGCATCCGGAGCGAGCGGCCCCGTCGCCGCGGGGATCCGCCGCGACGGGCACCGCCGGGGGTCGACCGGGTGGGGGTGCTCATCGGTCCTCCAGCAGGGCCAGCAGATCGGGGCCGAGCGAGGTGATGTCACCGGCGCCCATGGTGATC
Proteins encoded in this window:
- a CDS encoding cell division protein FtsQ/DivIB, translated to MTDTADDASQDPDPDRIDRTATPLADRADGADHPDVDDDTGAAASRGGEQVDQAPPTRPRRVVRPPRRWPWIVGMVLAVVVLIGGFVTVWWTPLLGLRTVQVSGVQDDVRAQVQAAVDVTAGTPLARIDLDAVSARVADVPSVASVQVSRGWPHALDVQVVARVPVAVTQANGSWWLMDAAGDPYVPVDAAPAGLPVVELATPGAGDPATVAALTVAQALPDGLRTQVAAVAARTAFDVTLRLADGRTVVWGDAADATQTARKIEVLPALLQQDGTVLDVSDPTLVTVR